From a single Arachis hypogaea cultivar Tifrunner chromosome 3, arahy.Tifrunner.gnm2.J5K5, whole genome shotgun sequence genomic region:
- the LOC112791601 gene encoding probable E3 ubiquitin-protein ligase RHC2A has translation MSSGTSSYWCYRCSRFVRVWRHDTVACPDCDGGFVEEIEPPPRSVNLDARRRRFPAAAMYMIGQRPNSSSDQNNNVTDHNNNSAINRHALRRTRRNGGDRSPFNPVIVLRGSGGSSESHENSNGGGGEGRGFELFYDDGGGSGLRPLPASMSEFLLGSGFDRLLEQLSQIEINGIGRYEHPPASKAAIDSLPTIEIDENHLDLESHCAVCKEAFEMGTSVREMPCKHIYHQDCILPWLTLHNSCPVCRHELPSDNPSNSSGSPSSSGHSVALTEDENVGLTIWRLPGGGFAVGRFSGGRRGAERELPVVYTEMDGGFNNGGEPRRISWSSRGTRGRQSGAFQRFFTSLFGCFSGRGSSSRSRTVDHSPHSRRTWSMDVNSGMRSW, from the coding sequence ATGTCTTCAGGGACATCATCGTATTGGTGCTACAGGTGCAGTCGATTTGTCAGGGTATGGAGGCACGACACTGTGGCTTGTCCCGACTGCGACGGCGGTTTCGTTGAGGAGATCGAGCCTCCGCCACGCTCCGTCAACCTCGACGCCCGCCGCCGCAGATTTCCTGCAGCAGCCATGTACATGATTGGCCAGCGCCCCAACTCCTCCTCTGACCAAAACAATAACGTCACCGACCACAATAACAACTCTGCCATCAACCGCCACGCCCTCCGCCGGACCCGCCGTAACGGCGGCGACCGCTCCCCTTTCAACCCCGTCATCGTCCTCCGTGGTAGCGGCGGATCCTCTGAGTCTCACGAAAACAGCAACGGCGGCGGAGGGGAGGGACGCGGGTTCGAGCTCTTCTATGACGACGGCGGCGGCTCGGGCCTGAGACCCTTGCCAGCAAGCATGTCAGAGTTTCTGCTGGGATCCGGGTTCGATCGTCTTCTAGAACAGCTGTCTCAGATCGAGATCAACGGTATTGGGCGTTACGAGCACCCTCCGGCTTCAAAAGCCGCCATTGATTCCTTACCGACAATCGAAATCGATGAGAACCACTTGGATTTGGAATCTCACTGTGCAGTTTGTAAAGAGGCTTTCGAGATGGGAACTTCAGTGAGGGAGATGCCATGTAAGCATATATACCACCAAGACTGTATATTGCCGTGGCTCACACTCCACAATTCCTGCCCTGTTTGCCGCCACGAGTTGCCATCCGATAACCCCAGCAACAGCAGCGGTTCGCCGTCATCGTCGGGGCACTCGGTTGCGTTGACCGAGGATGAGAATGTTGGGTTGACCATTTGGAGGCTCCCCGGTGGAGGATTTGCTGTTGGGAGATTCTCTGGTGGGAGGAGAGGTGCTGAGAGGGAGCTTCCTGTCGTGTACACTGAGATGGATGgtggctttaacaatggtggtgAGCCCAGGAGGatttcttggtcttctagaggGACTCGAGGGCGGCAGAGTGGTGCCTTTCAGAGGTTTTTTACGAGTTTGTTTGGTTGCTTCAGTGGTAGGGGGAGCTCGTCGCGTTCTCGAACCGTGGATCACTCTCCACACTCGAGAAGGACATGGTCTATGGATGTAAACAGTGGAATGAGGTCATGGTGA